In Populus trichocarpa isolate Nisqually-1 chromosome 12, P.trichocarpa_v4.1, whole genome shotgun sequence, a genomic segment contains:
- the LOC112325904 gene encoding protein ROOT HAIR DEFECTIVE 3 homolog 2 — MKMEQGMQLIDGNGKFNVDGLKDFMTATEFAQSGLSYAIVAIIGSQSSGKSTLMNQTFHTNFEEMDAYNGRGQTTKGIWIAKCSDIDPFTIAMDFEGTDC, encoded by the exons ATGAAAATGGAGCAAGGCATGCAGCTGATTGATGGAAATGGCAAGTTCAACGTGGATGGACTCAAAGACTTCATGACAGCCACCGAGTTCGCTCAGTCCGGTCTCTCCTATGCTATTGTTGCCATCATTGGCTCACAGAGTAGCG GGAAAAGCACCCTAATGAATCAGACCTTCCATACCAATTTCGAGGAGATGGATGCATACAATGGaag AGGTCAAACAACCAAGGGCATTTGGATTGCAAAGTGTAGTGATATTGACCCTTTTACGATTGCCATGGATTTCGAGGGAACGGACTGTTAA